In one Balaenoptera musculus isolate JJ_BM4_2016_0621 chromosome 2, mBalMus1.pri.v3, whole genome shotgun sequence genomic region, the following are encoded:
- the LOC118891049 gene encoding ATP-dependent RNA helicase DDX18-like isoform X2: MSHLPMKLLRKKIEKRNLKLRQRNLKLQGASAVSLSEAQNGDVSEGTVGGGKIKKALKQSVTVGLSETQNGDISEEAVVGGKVKKFLKQSMNAGWSEAQNGDLPKETVENVKVKKSSKKSTTLTSGEAAMQSPNSESKKKKKKKKRKIVDDTGPDSKKAKTEGKGDSEDGAQAPEETGNSVEKPDNEDDDSVVPSLPLGLTGAFEDTLFDSLTNLVNENTLKAIKEMGFTNMTEIQHKSIRPLLEGRDLLAAAKTGSGKTLAFLIPAVELVVKLKFMPRNGTGVLILSPTRELAMQTFGVLKELMTHHVHTYGLIMGGSNRSAEAQKLANGINVIVATPGRLLDHMQNTPGFMYKNLQCLVIDEADRILDVGFEEELKQIIKLLPTRRQTMLFSATQTRKVEDLARISLKKEPLYVGVDDDKAHATVDGLEQGYVVCPSEKRFLLLFTFLKKNRKKKLMVFFSSCKSVKYHYELLNYIDLPVLAIHGRQKQNKRTTTFFQFCSADSGILLCTDVAARGLDIPEVDWIVQYDPPDDPKEYIHRVGRTARGLNGRGHALLILRPEELGFLRYLKQSKLEKLIEKNYFLHKSAQEAYKSYIRAYDSHSLKQIFNVNNLNLPQVALSFGFKVPPFVDLNVNSNDGKLKKRGGGGGFGYQKARKVEKSKIFKHISRKPSDGRQFSH, encoded by the exons ATGTCTCATTTACCGATGAAACTTTTACGCAAGAAGATCGAGAAGCGGAACCTCAAATTGCGACAGCGAAACCTAAAGCTCCAGGGGGCCTCAGCTGTGAGCTTGTCAGAAGCTCAAAACGGAGATGTGTCTGAAGGAACAGTGGGaggtggaaaaattaaaaaggccCTAAAACAGTCTGTGACTGTGGGCTTGTCAGAAACCCAAAATGGAGACATCTCTGAAGAAGCAGTAGTAGgtggaaaagttaaaaaattccTGAAACAGTCTATGAATGCAGGCTGGTCAGAAGCCCAAAATGGAGACTTACCTAAAGAAACAGTggaaaatgtaaaagttaaaaaatccTCCAAGAAATCTACCACACTGACCAGTGGGGAAGCAGCAATGCAGTCTCCCAATTCagaatcaaaaaagaagaagaagaagaaaaagagaaaaatagtggATGATACTGGGCCTgattccaaaaaagcaaaaactgaaggCAAAGGAGACTCTGAAGATGGTGCCCAGGCTcctgaagaaacaggaaacagtgTGGAGAAGCCAGACAATGAGGACGATGACAGCGTGGTGCCCAGCCTGCCCCTGGGACTGACAGGAGCTTTTGAGGATACTTTGTTTGATTCTCTGACTAATCTTGTCAATGAGAACACTCTGAAGGCAATAAAAGAAATGGGCTTTACAAACATGACTGAAATTCAGCATAAAAGTATCAGACCACTTCTGGAAGGCAGGGATCTTCTAGCAGCtgcaaaaacaggcagtggcAAAACCCTGGCATTTCTCATTCCTGCAGTTGAACTCGTTGTTAAGTTAAAGTTCATGCCCAGGAATGGAACAGGAGTCCTTATTCTCTCACCTACTAGGGAACTGGCCATGCAGACTTTTGGTGTCCTTAAGGAGCTGATGACACACCATGTTCACACGTATGGGTTAATAATGGGGGGCAGCAACAGATCTGCTGAAGCACAGAAACTTGCCAATGGGATCAACGTCATTGTGGCCACACCAGGCCGTCTCCTGGACCATATGCAGAATACCCCAGGGTTTATGTATAAAAACCTACAGTGTCTGGTTATTGATGAGGCTGATCGTATCTTGGATGTTGGGTTTGAAGAAGAATTAAAGCAAATTATTAAACTTCTGCCAACCCGCAGACAGACCATGCTCTTTTCTGCCACACAAACTCGAAAAGTTGAAGACCTGGCAAGGATTTCTCTGAAAAAGGAGCCCTTGTATGTTGGTGTTGATGACGATAAAGCTCATGCAACCGTGGACGGTCTTGAGCAGGGATACGTTGTCTGTCCTTCCGAAAAGAGATTCCTCCTCCTCTTTACATTCCTTAAGAAGAACCGGAAGAAGAAACTGATGGTCTTCTTTTCGTCCTGTAAGTCCGTGAAATACCACTATGAGTTGCTGAACTACATCGATTTGCCTGTCTTGGCCATTCATGGAAGGCAGAAACAAAACAAGCGTACGACCACGTTCTTCCAGTTCTGCAGTGCAGATTCGGGGATCTTGTTGTGTACAGACGTGGCAGCTAGAGGGCTGGACATTCCTGAAGTGGACTGGATTGTTCAGTATGACCCTCCGGATGACCCCAAGGAATACATTCATCGTGTGGGCAGAACAGCCAGAGGCCTGAACGGCAGAGGGCATGCCTTGCTCATTTTGCGCCCTGAAGAATTGGGTTTCCTTCGCTACTTGAAGCAATCCAAG CTTGAAAAACTGATTGAAAAGAACTACTTCCTTCATAAGTCAGCCCAGGAAGCATATAAGTCATACATTCGAGCGTATGATTCCCATTCGCTGAAACAGATCTTTAATGTTAATAACTTAAACTTGCCTCAGGTTGCTCTGTCGTTTGGTTTCAAGGTGCCTCCTTTTGTTGATTTGAACGTGAACAGCAACGACGGCAAACTTAAAAAAAGGGGCGGCGGCGGTGGCTTCGGCTACCAGAAAGCCAGAAAAGTCGAGAAGTCCAAGATCTTCAAGCACATAAGCAGGAAACCATCTGACGGCAGGCAGTTCTCTCACTGA
- the LOC118891049 gene encoding ATP-dependent RNA helicase DDX18-like isoform X1, protein MSHLPMKLLRKKIEKRNLKLRQRNLKLQGASAVSLSEAQNGDVSEGTVGGGKIKKALKQSVTVGLSETQNGDISEEAVVGGKVKKFLKQSMNAGWSEAQNGDLPKETVENVKVKKSSKKSTTLTSGEAAMQSPNSESKKKKKKKKRKIVDDTGPDSKKAKTEGKGDSEDGAQAPEETGNSVEKPDNEDDDSVVPSLPLGLTGAFEDTLFDSLTNLVNENTLKAIKEMGFTNMTEIQHKSIRPLLEGRDLLAAAKTGSGKTLAFLIPAVELVVKLKFMPRNGTGVLILSPTRELAMQTFGVLKELMTHHVHTYGLIMGGSNRSAEAQKLANGINVIVATPGRLLDHMQNTPGFMYKNLQCLVIDEADRILDVGFEEELKQIIKLLPTRRQTMLFSATQTRKVEDLARISLKKEPLYVGVDDDKAHATVDGLEQGYVVCPSEKRFLLLFTFLKKNRKKKLMVFFSSCKSVKYHYELLNYIDLPVLAIHGRQKQNKRTTTFFQFCSADSGILLCTDVAARGLDIPEVDWIVQYDPPDDPKEYIHRVGRTARGLNGRGHALLILRPEELGFLRYLKQSKVPLSEFEFSWSKISDIQSQLEKLIEKNYFLHKSAQEAYKSYIRAYDSHSLKQIFNVNNLNLPQVALSFGFKVPPFVDLNVNSNDGKLKKRGGGGGFGYQKARKVEKSKIFKHISRKPSDGRQFSH, encoded by the coding sequence ATGTCTCATTTACCGATGAAACTTTTACGCAAGAAGATCGAGAAGCGGAACCTCAAATTGCGACAGCGAAACCTAAAGCTCCAGGGGGCCTCAGCTGTGAGCTTGTCAGAAGCTCAAAACGGAGATGTGTCTGAAGGAACAGTGGGaggtggaaaaattaaaaaggccCTAAAACAGTCTGTGACTGTGGGCTTGTCAGAAACCCAAAATGGAGACATCTCTGAAGAAGCAGTAGTAGgtggaaaagttaaaaaattccTGAAACAGTCTATGAATGCAGGCTGGTCAGAAGCCCAAAATGGAGACTTACCTAAAGAAACAGTggaaaatgtaaaagttaaaaaatccTCCAAGAAATCTACCACACTGACCAGTGGGGAAGCAGCAATGCAGTCTCCCAATTCagaatcaaaaaagaagaagaagaagaaaaagagaaaaatagtggATGATACTGGGCCTgattccaaaaaagcaaaaactgaaggCAAAGGAGACTCTGAAGATGGTGCCCAGGCTcctgaagaaacaggaaacagtgTGGAGAAGCCAGACAATGAGGACGATGACAGCGTGGTGCCCAGCCTGCCCCTGGGACTGACAGGAGCTTTTGAGGATACTTTGTTTGATTCTCTGACTAATCTTGTCAATGAGAACACTCTGAAGGCAATAAAAGAAATGGGCTTTACAAACATGACTGAAATTCAGCATAAAAGTATCAGACCACTTCTGGAAGGCAGGGATCTTCTAGCAGCtgcaaaaacaggcagtggcAAAACCCTGGCATTTCTCATTCCTGCAGTTGAACTCGTTGTTAAGTTAAAGTTCATGCCCAGGAATGGAACAGGAGTCCTTATTCTCTCACCTACTAGGGAACTGGCCATGCAGACTTTTGGTGTCCTTAAGGAGCTGATGACACACCATGTTCACACGTATGGGTTAATAATGGGGGGCAGCAACAGATCTGCTGAAGCACAGAAACTTGCCAATGGGATCAACGTCATTGTGGCCACACCAGGCCGTCTCCTGGACCATATGCAGAATACCCCAGGGTTTATGTATAAAAACCTACAGTGTCTGGTTATTGATGAGGCTGATCGTATCTTGGATGTTGGGTTTGAAGAAGAATTAAAGCAAATTATTAAACTTCTGCCAACCCGCAGACAGACCATGCTCTTTTCTGCCACACAAACTCGAAAAGTTGAAGACCTGGCAAGGATTTCTCTGAAAAAGGAGCCCTTGTATGTTGGTGTTGATGACGATAAAGCTCATGCAACCGTGGACGGTCTTGAGCAGGGATACGTTGTCTGTCCTTCCGAAAAGAGATTCCTCCTCCTCTTTACATTCCTTAAGAAGAACCGGAAGAAGAAACTGATGGTCTTCTTTTCGTCCTGTAAGTCCGTGAAATACCACTATGAGTTGCTGAACTACATCGATTTGCCTGTCTTGGCCATTCATGGAAGGCAGAAACAAAACAAGCGTACGACCACGTTCTTCCAGTTCTGCAGTGCAGATTCGGGGATCTTGTTGTGTACAGACGTGGCAGCTAGAGGGCTGGACATTCCTGAAGTGGACTGGATTGTTCAGTATGACCCTCCGGATGACCCCAAGGAATACATTCATCGTGTGGGCAGAACAGCCAGAGGCCTGAACGGCAGAGGGCATGCCTTGCTCATTTTGCGCCCTGAAGAATTGGGTTTCCTTCGCTACTTGAAGCAATCCAAGGTTCCTTTAAGTGAATTTGAGTTTTCCTGGTCCAAAATTTCTGACATTCAGTCTCAGCTTGAAAAACTGATTGAAAAGAACTACTTCCTTCATAAGTCAGCCCAGGAAGCATATAAGTCATACATTCGAGCGTATGATTCCCATTCGCTGAAACAGATCTTTAATGTTAATAACTTAAACTTGCCTCAGGTTGCTCTGTCGTTTGGTTTCAAGGTGCCTCCTTTTGTTGATTTGAACGTGAACAGCAACGACGGCAAACTTAAAAAAAGGGGCGGCGGCGGTGGCTTCGGCTACCAGAAAGCCAGAAAAGTCGAGAAGTCCAAGATCTTCAAGCACATAAGCAGGAAACCATCTGACGGCAGGCAGTTCTCTCACTGA